A genome region from Microcella alkaliphila includes the following:
- a CDS encoding sugar-binding transcriptional regulator produces MPLDTSDSELLAVRAAELYYEENKTQDEIGAILRITRWKVGRLLAQARDRGIIRIEIVHPRARRLGLERDLAAQFGLKDAVVVPAPLDDVELQSRVAEAAADYLVSMRPIPRLLGLSWGRTLHQVAEALPVGWSTGVNVVQVNGGVSLSKRPGTAAATATMIAQKAGGQATLLPTPAILERLETKRAIEGDRTVGGVIQLARTANAYLYSAGPADTSSVHVDSGYLTADDITRLVDLGAVGDVLGRYITADGEIADPELDARTLGLGLDELRAATTSILAVGGETKHPVARAIVTHGLCSVLVTDEHTARFLLGRDRDADRDADRDSDRDADRDADLDHSTDSTPSTAPREDTP; encoded by the coding sequence GTGCCGCTCGACACCAGCGACAGCGAACTGCTCGCCGTGCGGGCGGCGGAGCTCTACTACGAGGAGAACAAGACCCAGGACGAGATCGGCGCGATTCTGCGCATCACGCGCTGGAAAGTCGGGCGTTTGCTCGCCCAGGCCCGTGATCGCGGCATCATCCGCATTGAAATCGTGCACCCGCGCGCCCGTCGGCTCGGGCTCGAGCGCGACCTGGCCGCGCAGTTCGGGCTCAAGGACGCGGTGGTCGTTCCGGCGCCGCTCGACGACGTCGAACTGCAGTCACGAGTCGCCGAGGCGGCGGCCGACTACCTCGTCAGCATGCGGCCGATCCCGCGGCTGCTCGGGCTCAGCTGGGGCCGCACGCTGCACCAAGTCGCCGAAGCGCTTCCCGTTGGCTGGTCGACCGGCGTCAACGTCGTGCAGGTGAACGGGGGTGTAAGCCTCTCGAAGCGGCCGGGAACCGCGGCGGCCACCGCGACGATGATCGCCCAGAAGGCCGGCGGTCAGGCGACCCTGCTGCCGACTCCAGCCATCCTCGAGCGCCTCGAGACGAAGCGCGCCATCGAGGGCGACCGCACGGTCGGCGGCGTCATCCAGCTCGCCCGCACCGCGAACGCCTACCTGTATTCCGCCGGCCCGGCCGACACCAGCTCGGTGCACGTCGACAGTGGCTACCTGACCGCCGACGACATCACCCGCCTCGTCGACCTCGGCGCCGTGGGCGACGTGCTCGGCCGATACATCACCGCCGATGGCGAAATCGCCGACCCCGAGCTCGACGCCCGCACGCTCGGCCTCGGCCTCGATGAGCTGCGTGCCGCGACCACGAGCATCCTGGCCGTCGGGGGCGAGACGAAGCACCCGGTTGCCCGCGCGATCGTGACGCACGGCCTCTGCTCGGTGCTCGTCACCGACGAGCACACGGCCCGATTCCTGCTCGGCCGCGACCGCGATGCCGACCGCGATGCCGACCGCGATTCCGACCGCGATGCCGACCGCGATGCCGACCTCGACCACTCGACCGACTCGACGCCTTCCACCGCACCGCGAGAGGACACCCCATGA
- the lepA gene encoding translation elongation factor 4: MSPRAHTPLAPAATDPTQIRNFCIIAHIDHGKSTLADRMLGITGVVADRDMRAQYLDRMDIERERGITIKSQAVRMPWAVPGPDGKPVTYALNMIDTPGHVDFTYEVSRSLAACEGAILLVDAAQGIEAQTLANLYLALENDLTIIPVLNKIDLPAADPDKYARELAQLIGGDPDDVLRVSGKTGVGVEELLDRVVELIPAPVGNADAPPRAMIFDSVYDSYRGVVTYVRMVDGRLDPRERIQMMSTKATHEILEIGVSSPEPTPSKGLAVGEVGYLITGVKDVRQSKVGDTVTTASKGATDPLPGYTDPLPMVFSGVYPIDGSDYPDLRDALDKLKLSDAALQYEPETSVALGFGFRCGFLGLLHLEIVTERLRREFDLDIITTAPSVIYNVTTEDRSTVEVTNPSEYPTGRIEKVMEPIVSASILAPKEYVGSIMELCQSRRGTMRSMDYLGEDRVELKYTLPLGEIVFDFFDQLKSKTQGYASLDYEPAGEQEADLVKVDILLQGEQVDAFSAIVHKDKAYAYGTMMAQRLRELIPRQQFEVPIQAAIGARIIARENIRAMRKDVLAKCYGGDITRKRKLLEKQKEGKKRMKMVGRVEVPQEAFIAALSGDVESKKDKK, translated from the coding sequence ATGTCTCCTCGCGCCCACACCCCGCTCGCGCCCGCCGCGACCGACCCGACGCAGATCCGCAATTTCTGCATCATCGCCCACATCGATCACGGCAAGTCGACCCTGGCCGACCGCATGCTCGGTATCACCGGGGTGGTGGCGGACCGCGATATGCGCGCGCAGTACCTCGACCGGATGGACATCGAGCGCGAGCGCGGCATCACCATCAAGAGCCAGGCCGTGCGCATGCCGTGGGCGGTCCCGGGGCCCGACGGCAAGCCGGTCACCTACGCGCTCAACATGATCGACACGCCCGGTCACGTCGACTTCACCTATGAGGTGAGCCGCTCGCTCGCGGCCTGCGAGGGCGCCATCCTGCTCGTCGACGCGGCGCAGGGCATCGAGGCCCAGACGCTCGCGAACCTGTACTTAGCGCTCGAGAACGACCTCACGATCATCCCGGTACTGAACAAGATCGACCTGCCGGCGGCCGACCCCGACAAGTACGCCCGCGAGCTCGCGCAGCTCATTGGCGGAGACCCCGACGACGTGCTGCGCGTGAGCGGCAAGACGGGCGTGGGCGTCGAAGAGCTGCTCGACCGCGTCGTCGAGCTGATTCCTGCGCCGGTCGGCAACGCCGATGCGCCCCCGCGCGCCATGATCTTCGACTCGGTGTACGACTCGTACCGCGGCGTCGTCACCTACGTTCGCATGGTTGACGGGCGCCTCGACCCGCGTGAGCGCATCCAGATGATGTCGACGAAGGCGACGCACGAGATCCTCGAGATCGGCGTGTCGAGCCCCGAGCCGACCCCGAGCAAGGGCCTCGCCGTGGGCGAGGTCGGCTACCTGATCACGGGCGTGAAGGACGTGCGCCAGTCGAAGGTCGGTGACACGGTCACGACGGCGTCGAAGGGCGCCACCGACCCGCTTCCCGGCTACACCGACCCTCTCCCGATGGTCTTCTCGGGCGTGTATCCGATCGACGGCAGTGACTACCCCGATCTGCGCGACGCGCTCGACAAGCTGAAACTGTCGGATGCTGCGCTCCAGTACGAACCGGAAACGTCCGTCGCGCTCGGCTTCGGTTTCCGCTGCGGGTTCCTCGGGCTCTTGCACCTCGAGATCGTGACCGAGCGCCTGCGCCGCGAGTTCGACCTCGACATCATCACGACCGCCCCGAGCGTGATCTACAATGTCACGACCGAGGACCGCTCGACGGTCGAGGTGACGAACCCGAGCGAGTACCCGACGGGACGCATCGAGAAGGTCATGGAGCCGATCGTCTCGGCGTCGATCCTCGCGCCGAAAGAATACGTCGGCTCGATCATGGAGCTGTGCCAGTCGCGCCGCGGCACCATGCGCTCGATGGACTACCTCGGCGAGGATCGCGTCGAGCTGAAGTACACGCTGCCCCTCGGCGAGATCGTCTTCGACTTCTTCGATCAGCTGAAGAGCAAGACGCAGGGCTACGCGAGCCTCGACTACGAGCCGGCCGGCGAGCAGGAGGCGGACCTGGTGAAGGTCGACATCCTCCTGCAGGGCGAGCAGGTCGACGCCTTCAGCGCGATCGTGCACAAAGACAAGGCGTACGCCTACGGCACGATGATGGCCCAGCGCCTTCGCGAGCTGATCCCGCGTCAGCAGTTCGAGGTGCCCATCCAGGCCGCGATCGGCGCGCGCATCATCGCCCGCGAGAACATCCGGGCCATGCGCAAGGACGTGCTCGCGAAGTGTTACGGCGGTGACATTACCCGTAAGCGCAAGCTGCTCGAGAAGCAGAAGGAGGGCAAGAAGCGCATGAAGATGGTGGGCCGCGTCGAGGTTCCCCAGGAGGCGTTCATCGCTGCGCTGTCGGGCGACGTCGAGTCGAAGAAGGACAAGAAGTAG
- a CDS encoding MFS transporter yields MPGASSATAGRPVAPGVFFAVVAILLLAVNLRTGVGGLSPLASTIGEEIPLSAASLGALGIAAPLGFALAGVLAPSAAHRFGLERTLVAALVAMIAGHLVRAAAADVATLLTGSLIVLLGAGFGNILLPSAVKRYAPNRIAALTAAYGTAMSIGAALPPLVAVPIAVGADWRASLAVWSVVAVAALVPWTVLAVRARRVATRGGDTPTAPDARGAIALARSRTVWGITIGFGLSSVSAYALFTLLPEVLREGAGVGPAAAGALVALFGILGLPLALTVPGLTARLRTPTPLLTAATVLFGVGWGGLWLAPALAPVVWVAAIGLGQIAFPLGLTLIGLRTRTDRSAAAVSGFVQTVGYLAAAAVPPVLGLLRDTSGSWSASMALMTVLTVATATAIPLLRRARYVDDEIAR; encoded by the coding sequence GTGCCCGGCGCATCCTCCGCGACAGCAGGCCGCCCGGTCGCTCCGGGCGTGTTCTTCGCCGTCGTCGCGATCCTGCTGCTCGCGGTGAACCTGCGCACCGGCGTTGGCGGGCTGTCGCCGTTGGCATCGACGATCGGTGAAGAGATCCCGCTGTCAGCCGCGAGTCTCGGCGCGCTTGGCATCGCAGCGCCGCTCGGGTTCGCGCTCGCCGGCGTGCTCGCTCCGTCGGCCGCGCACCGGTTCGGGCTCGAGCGCACGCTCGTCGCGGCACTGGTCGCGATGATCGCCGGTCACCTCGTGCGCGCGGCCGCCGCGGACGTCGCCACCCTGCTGACCGGAAGCCTCATCGTTCTGCTGGGTGCCGGCTTCGGGAACATCCTCCTGCCGAGCGCCGTGAAGCGTTACGCACCGAATCGCATCGCCGCGCTCACCGCCGCCTACGGCACCGCGATGTCGATCGGGGCCGCCCTGCCGCCGCTGGTCGCCGTGCCGATCGCGGTGGGCGCCGACTGGCGCGCATCCCTGGCCGTGTGGAGCGTCGTCGCGGTCGCCGCGCTCGTTCCGTGGACCGTGCTCGCCGTGCGCGCCCGTCGCGTCGCGACGCGCGGCGGCGACACTCCGACAGCCCCGGATGCGCGGGGTGCGATCGCGCTTGCCCGCTCGCGCACCGTCTGGGGCATCACCATCGGGTTCGGCCTGTCCAGCGTGTCGGCGTACGCGCTGTTCACGCTGTTGCCGGAGGTCCTGCGAGAAGGCGCCGGCGTGGGGCCGGCCGCCGCCGGTGCGCTCGTCGCGCTGTTCGGCATCCTTGGGCTCCCGCTCGCGTTGACCGTGCCGGGGCTCACGGCGCGGCTGCGCACGCCGACGCCCCTGCTTACCGCCGCGACCGTGCTGTTCGGCGTCGGCTGGGGCGGGCTGTGGCTGGCGCCCGCGCTCGCGCCCGTCGTGTGGGTGGCGGCGATCGGGCTCGGGCAGATTGCGTTCCCGCTGGGGCTGACGCTCATCGGCCTGCGCACCCGCACCGACCGCAGCGCTGCCGCCGTCAGCGGGTTCGTGCAGACGGTCGGCTATCTGGCGGCCGCTGCGGTGCCTCCGGTATTGGGTCTGCTGCGGGACACGTCGGGCTCCTGGTCCGCCTCGATGGCGCTCATGACCGTTCTCACGGTGGCGACGGCGACGGCAATCCCGCTCCTGCGGCGTGCGCGCTACGTGGACGACGAGATCGCGCGCTAA
- the deoC gene encoding deoxyribose-phosphate aldolase, with translation MTIDHPVALAPAERAVRLLGGDLTEKALALHLDGLAGVDAVGLEQRAAGLATRSIKTSSKAWALDTIMRTCDLTTLEGADTPGKVRSLVAKAVTPDASDPTTPRVAAVCVYGDMVPYAVEALGSLHGDPDAGLVSVAAVATAFPSGRASLDIKLADTSEAVAAGADEIDMVIDRGAFLSGRYGLVFDQIVAVKEACRRPDGTYAHLKVILETGELVTYDNVKRASWLAILAGADFIKTSTGKVSPAATLPVTLLMLEVIRDWHRLTGEKVGMKPAGGIRASKDAVRYLVTVAETVGEEWLTPHLWRFGASSLVNDVLLQRQKLRTGHYSGPDYVTVD, from the coding sequence ATGACCATCGACCACCCGGTCGCCCTGGCACCCGCTGAGCGCGCCGTTCGGCTGCTCGGCGGCGACCTCACCGAGAAGGCGCTCGCGCTGCACCTCGACGGTCTCGCCGGCGTCGACGCTGTCGGCCTCGAGCAGCGCGCCGCGGGCCTCGCGACCCGCTCGATCAAGACCAGCTCGAAAGCGTGGGCGCTCGACACGATCATGCGCACCTGCGACCTGACCACCCTCGAGGGAGCCGACACGCCCGGCAAGGTGCGCTCCCTCGTTGCCAAGGCCGTCACCCCCGACGCGAGCGACCCGACGACGCCGCGCGTCGCGGCGGTCTGCGTCTACGGCGACATGGTTCCGTACGCCGTCGAGGCGCTCGGCTCCTTGCACGGCGACCCGGATGCTGGCCTCGTCTCGGTCGCGGCCGTCGCCACCGCCTTCCCCTCCGGTCGCGCGAGCCTCGACATCAAGCTCGCCGACACCAGCGAGGCGGTCGCCGCCGGGGCCGACGAGATCGACATGGTCATCGACCGTGGAGCCTTCCTCTCGGGCCGCTACGGTCTCGTCTTCGACCAGATCGTCGCCGTCAAGGAAGCCTGCCGTCGCCCCGACGGCACGTACGCGCACCTCAAGGTGATCCTCGAAACCGGCGAGCTCGTGACGTATGACAACGTCAAGCGCGCCTCGTGGCTCGCGATTCTCGCCGGTGCCGACTTCATCAAGACGTCTACCGGAAAGGTGAGCCCCGCGGCGACCCTACCCGTCACGCTGCTCATGCTGGAGGTCATTCGCGACTGGCACCGGCTCACCGGCGAGAAGGTCGGAATGAAGCCGGCCGGCGGCATCCGTGCCTCCAAAGATGCCGTGCGCTACCTCGTCACCGTCGCCGAAACGGTCGGCGAAGAGTGGCTGACGCCGCACCTGTGGCGATTCGGGGCGTCGAGCCTCGTCAACGACGTGCTGCTGCAGCGCCAGAAACTGCGAACCGGTCACTACAGTGGCCCCGACTACGTGACGGTGGACTAA
- the rpsT gene encoding 30S ribosomal protein S20 — protein MANIKSQIKRIKTNLKAQERNKAVKSELKTAVRSTRKAIAAGDKEAATAALKVASKKLDKAVSKGVIHQNQAANRKSAIAKQVAAL, from the coding sequence ATGGCGAACATCAAGTCGCAGATCAAGCGCATCAAGACCAACCTGAAGGCCCAGGAGCGCAACAAGGCCGTCAAGAGCGAGCTCAAGACCGCCGTGCGTAGCACGCGTAAGGCGATCGCGGCGGGCGACAAGGAGGCGGCGACCGCCGCGCTGAAGGTCGCGTCGAAGAAGCTCGACAAGGCGGTCAGCAAGGGCGTCATCCACCAGAACCAGGCCGCGAACCGCAAGTCGGCCATCGCGAAGCAGGTCGCGGCCCTCTAG
- a CDS encoding DUF1990 family protein yields the protein MPATADRPPVTYAVVGATQAPDLMTFPPRGFRPAAYTARIGHGENRWAYAVEGLLDGGVYRGAGMTVRYRPAPDQIAADGYTPVGFDDDGEPVEPAELSPAEQVFTADGRPLLRPADEITVGLDVRNALWFPLPTRVVLLEQAESRVTLVMGTLPGHVLRGEESFTLERASDGSVWLTVRSFARPAHWWLWPAWPGMLVARRLIAARFLKALAGPIPTREGSQ from the coding sequence ATGCCGGCGACTGCCGACCGCCCGCCGGTCACCTACGCCGTCGTCGGCGCGACGCAAGCGCCCGACCTGATGACGTTCCCGCCGCGCGGGTTCCGTCCGGCCGCCTACACCGCGCGCATTGGCCACGGCGAGAACCGGTGGGCGTACGCGGTCGAAGGCCTTCTCGATGGCGGCGTGTACCGCGGCGCCGGTATGACAGTGCGGTACCGGCCGGCACCTGACCAGATCGCCGCCGACGGGTACACCCCGGTCGGATTTGACGACGACGGCGAGCCGGTCGAGCCGGCCGAGCTGTCGCCGGCCGAGCAGGTGTTCACGGCCGATGGCCGTCCCCTGCTGCGTCCTGCCGACGAGATCACCGTCGGCCTCGACGTGCGCAACGCGCTCTGGTTTCCTCTGCCGACCCGGGTGGTGCTGCTCGAGCAGGCTGAGTCCCGCGTGACGCTGGTGATGGGCACCCTGCCCGGACACGTTCTGCGCGGCGAGGAATCGTTCACCCTGGAGCGAGCATCCGATGGCTCCGTGTGGCTGACCGTGCGCAGCTTCGCGCGCCCGGCGCACTGGTGGCTGTGGCCGGCATGGCCCGGGATGCTCGTGGCGCGCCGCCTGATCGCCGCCCGGTTCTTAAAGGCCCTCGCTGGGCCGATTCCCACCCGCGAGGGGTCACAATGA
- a CDS encoding bifunctional riboflavin kinase/FAD synthetase yields the protein MSDPRVVTGIEALPRDGRRSAVTIGKFDGVHLGHQRVLERLCDEAAERGIDRTVVITFDRNPLEVLRPEAAPLPLISIAQKTEALLQAGVDLVVVIPFTPEFAALAPDRFVDDVLVSGLSAACVLVGSDVRYGANGAGTLETLRAAGETHGFDVALVDDVCVSDGERISSTGIRRLLEVGHVAEAAAALGRLPRIRSLVVPGHQRGRTLGYPTANLAHGAEGFIPADGVYACWMHVNGERFGAAVSVGNNPTFGDVPEKTVEAHAIDVTVDLYGQTVELEFVRFIRGMRKFPSADALAHQMRVDELEIREVLGLPAEPQAS from the coding sequence ATGAGCGACCCCCGTGTCGTCACCGGCATCGAGGCTCTGCCTCGAGATGGCCGCCGTTCCGCGGTCACGATCGGCAAATTCGATGGCGTGCACCTCGGCCACCAACGGGTGTTGGAGCGCTTGTGCGACGAGGCGGCCGAGCGCGGGATCGACCGCACGGTCGTCATCACCTTTGACCGCAACCCGCTCGAGGTACTGCGCCCCGAGGCGGCACCGCTGCCGCTCATCAGCATTGCCCAGAAGACCGAGGCTCTCCTTCAGGCGGGCGTCGACCTCGTGGTGGTGATTCCGTTCACTCCCGAGTTCGCGGCGCTCGCCCCCGATCGCTTCGTCGATGACGTGCTCGTGTCGGGCCTCAGTGCCGCCTGCGTGCTCGTCGGCTCCGACGTGCGCTACGGCGCGAACGGCGCCGGCACGCTCGAAACCCTGCGCGCCGCCGGCGAGACCCACGGGTTCGATGTCGCCCTGGTCGACGATGTCTGCGTGTCCGACGGCGAGCGCATCTCGTCCACGGGCATCCGCCGCCTCTTGGAGGTCGGTCACGTCGCCGAAGCCGCCGCCGCGCTGGGACGACTCCCGCGCATCCGTTCGCTCGTCGTGCCCGGGCACCAGCGGGGGCGCACGCTCGGCTACCCGACGGCGAACCTCGCGCACGGCGCGGAGGGGTTCATTCCCGCCGACGGGGTCTACGCCTGTTGGATGCACGTGAACGGTGAGCGCTTCGGCGCGGCCGTCTCGGTCGGCAACAATCCGACGTTCGGCGACGTGCCCGAAAAGACCGTCGAGGCGCACGCCATCGACGTGACCGTCGACCTGTACGGCCAGACCGTCGAGCTGGAGTTCGTGCGGTTCATTCGCGGCATGCGGAAGTTTCCGAGCGCCGACGCTCTCGCGCACCAGATGCGCGTCGACGAGCTCGAGATCCGTGAGGTACTGGGGCTCCCGGCGGAGCCTCAGGCCTCGTAG
- a CDS encoding ROK family protein, translated as MTDYALAVDLGGTKVEAAIVDPTGSVLPGSRHRRPTGQAATSDDLARSVTEAVQDAVGALVDATRHDRVVGVGIGSAGPLVGSDGRVSPLNLPAWRGYPLGDLVASLVPDVPVVTRIDGIAITLAETWVGAAQGERNVMGMVVSTGVGGGLLLDGRTHGGPSGNAGHIGHVQVAGHDDQCACGARGCLEAVASGPRTVAWARRNGWAGDSGEQLAERARGGDPIARAAIERSATAVGHAIASTSALLDLDVVAIGGGFSHVADDYIDIVARTVAGHSDFGFVTSTRVVASGLSGEGPLIGAAALIHHREQVG; from the coding sequence GTGACCGACTACGCCCTCGCCGTCGACCTCGGCGGCACCAAAGTCGAAGCCGCCATCGTTGACCCGACCGGCTCGGTTCTGCCCGGATCGCGGCACCGCCGACCGACCGGCCAGGCCGCCACGAGCGACGATCTCGCGCGCAGCGTCACCGAGGCCGTTCAGGATGCGGTGGGCGCGCTCGTCGACGCGACCCGCCACGACCGCGTGGTCGGCGTGGGAATCGGCTCCGCGGGCCCGCTCGTCGGTTCCGACGGCCGGGTCTCTCCCCTGAACCTGCCCGCCTGGCGCGGGTATCCGCTCGGCGATCTGGTCGCCTCTCTCGTGCCCGACGTGCCGGTCGTGACCCGCATCGACGGCATCGCCATCACCCTCGCCGAGACCTGGGTGGGTGCGGCCCAGGGCGAGCGCAACGTCATGGGCATGGTCGTGTCGACCGGTGTCGGCGGCGGTTTGCTGCTCGACGGGCGCACCCACGGCGGACCCTCGGGCAACGCCGGACACATCGGCCACGTGCAGGTCGCCGGTCACGATGACCAGTGCGCCTGTGGCGCACGCGGGTGCCTCGAGGCCGTCGCCTCGGGCCCGCGCACCGTCGCCTGGGCGCGCCGGAACGGCTGGGCCGGGGACTCCGGCGAGCAGCTCGCCGAGAGGGCGCGCGGCGGCGACCCCATCGCGCGCGCGGCGATCGAGCGCTCAGCGACCGCCGTCGGCCACGCCATCGCGTCGACATCGGCACTGCTCGACCTCGACGTCGTCGCGATCGGCGGTGGCTTCTCGCACGTCGCCGACGACTACATCGACATCGTCGCCCGCACCGTCGCGGGGCACAGCGACTTCGGCTTCGTGACGAGCACCCGCGTCGTCGCGAGCGGGCTGAGCGGTGAGGGGCCGCTGATCGGCGCTGCCGCGCTCATCCACCACCGCGAGCAGGTCGGTTAG
- the holA gene encoding DNA polymerase III subunit delta translates to MARAKAPARGGSGRSAGTRIPQLAWHEIRPAPIVLISGTEGFLADRALRILRDALRTEDPALEVHDVDAAAYAPGELLTLASPSLFGEPRLLRVTNVEKMTDAFLEEALAFLEEPADGAVVALRHAGGVRGKKLLDAIRAGTDGGVEVVCAELKRESDRADFAAAEFRHAGRAIAPVALRALVAAFADDLGELGAACQQLIADTEGDISAEIVQRYYGGRVEATAFAVADAAIAGQLGQALSLLRHALDTGADPVPMVAAFAMKLRTMAKVGGTRGSGGQIASQLGLAPWQVDRARRDLQGWDEVGLGRAILTVAETDAAVKGASRDPVFALERLVTLIADRGHPRA, encoded by the coding sequence ATGGCACGAGCGAAGGCACCCGCGCGCGGGGGGTCGGGGCGGTCTGCCGGCACGCGCATCCCGCAGCTGGCGTGGCACGAGATTCGCCCCGCGCCGATCGTGCTCATCAGCGGCACCGAGGGGTTCCTCGCCGACCGGGCCCTGCGCATCCTGCGCGACGCGTTGCGCACAGAAGACCCGGCCCTTGAGGTGCACGATGTCGACGCTGCGGCCTACGCGCCGGGCGAGCTGCTGACGCTCGCGAGCCCGTCGCTGTTCGGCGAACCGCGCCTTTTGCGCGTCACGAACGTCGAGAAGATGACCGACGCCTTCCTCGAGGAGGCGCTGGCGTTTCTGGAGGAACCTGCCGACGGTGCGGTCGTCGCGTTGCGTCACGCCGGGGGAGTGCGCGGCAAGAAGTTGCTCGATGCGATCCGCGCGGGCACGGATGGCGGCGTGGAGGTGGTGTGCGCCGAGCTGAAGCGCGAATCCGACCGTGCCGACTTCGCCGCGGCCGAGTTCCGGCACGCGGGCCGCGCGATCGCCCCGGTCGCACTGCGCGCGCTCGTCGCCGCCTTCGCCGACGACCTCGGCGAGTTGGGGGCCGCGTGCCAGCAGCTGATCGCCGACACTGAGGGCGACATTTCTGCCGAGATCGTGCAGCGCTACTACGGCGGGCGGGTCGAAGCGACCGCGTTCGCCGTCGCCGACGCAGCCATCGCCGGGCAGCTCGGGCAGGCGCTCTCGCTGCTGCGGCACGCGCTCGACACCGGCGCCGACCCCGTCCCGATGGTTGCCGCGTTCGCGATGAAGCTGCGCACCATGGCGAAGGTCGGCGGAACCCGCGGCTCGGGCGGCCAGATCGCCTCGCAGTTGGGGCTCGCCCCGTGGCAGGTCGACCGCGCGCGGCGCGACCTCCAGGGGTGGGACGAGGTCGGACTCGGCCGCGCCATCCTGACGGTCGCCGAAACCGACGCCGCCGTGAAGGGCGCAAGCCGCGACCCGGTGTTCGCCCTCGAGCGCCTCGTCACCCTCATCGCCGACCGGGGACACCCCCGCGCCTGA